In the genome of Microbacterium paraoxydans, the window GGCACCGTGGTGGTGTCGGGGTCGATCGCGAGCGTCGGCAGAGCCGGCTCCGGGAGGCCGCCGCTGTCGAGCGCGGCCTGGACGACGGCGGCCGTCGCATTCCGGATGGTCGCGTTGGTCCCCGTCGCCAGCACGAAGCCGTCGCTGAAGTACCAGATCGCGCTCTGCACCGCGGCGACCTGCTGCGAGAGCGGGAGGCCGGAGAGCGGGTTCGCGGTGTTGAAGGGGAAGTAGTTGTTGAGGATGTAGTTGATGTAATCGAGGTTGGGCACATTCGATGCGTCCCACTCCCCGATGTTGTAGCCCGCGCCGATGCCGGTCTCCGTGCTGAAGTCGATGCAGTAGGCCGAGGCGGTCGCTCCGGAGACGGGGTCGGCGATGGTGATGAGCTGCGGGCTCACGGCCTCCACCGAGGCGCCGGTCGCCGGGTACGCGCCGGGAGTAGGCGCCAGGGTCGTGAGCTCCCCCGTCACATTCGTCGGGTACTGCGAGCCGGTGATCGTGACCTGCGTGAAGAAGCCCGCCCGGGGCAGCACGGGGTCGGGATCCCACAGTGCGGACGCCGGCGTCGCACCGAAGAGCACCATCGCCGCCGCGATGGCCGTCGCCAGAAGTGCCCCTGCTGTCCGCGTGCGCGCGCGCGTGGTCTCCGTGTGCATGGTGTCCCTCGATCTCGCCGATGATCCGAGTGACGGGTTCTCCGACTGCGACAGCCCGCCGTTGCCCACCGACGATAAGCCTGCGGGCCGCACGATCACAGGGGCGGGGCTGATGATCACCCGGGTGAGTCGAACCGCGTCGGTGCGGCGGCAGATCGCTCTCACAGCGGAGCGCCCGCCGGGGGAGGGAGTTGGGTGGCAGGCGCTCCGTCGGCCGCAGCGTGACCGTCGAGGCCCCCCAAGCCGGCCCGTGCAGCACGTTCAGGATGAACCATGCGCACGGTCCGCGCAACGGGTGTGTCCGTCAGTGTCCGTGCGCGAGCTGCTGCACGAGCACGACGACGCCGCCGAGCCCGACGAGGATGCCCAGCGCGATGAGCTGCTGCCACCAGCTCAGCCCGGTCCGGCGGACGGCGACGTACCCGATGAGCCCGAGGATCGCGACGTAGACGATCGACGCGACGGTGAGAGCCGTCCGCAGCTCGATCCACCCCAGCACGGCTGCGAGGAGGACGAGCAGCGGCACCGCCGCCGAGCCGAGCGCCGTGCCGGTGAGCCCCAGGACCTCGCGCAGGTCCGCTCCCCGGGGGAAGCTGCCATGCGTCGCGAGGTGCGCGACCAGATCGGCGGCGAAGCCCGCCAGCGCGATCGCGACGATGCCGATGAGCAGGGTCACGGTGGCCTGCAGGGCGCTGGTGTGCTCGACATTGGAGTTCTGCACGAGCACGATGGCGAGGCCCGTGAACGTCGCGTACACCCGCTCCTTGATCGCGGCGCGGTCGTGCTCGGGCCGAACGGCATCGGAGTCCGGCGTGCTCATGGGCGGGATGCTATCAAGACCCGCCCGCCGACCGAAGCAGGAGACCGTCCGGACCGCCGAGCTCCTCGCGTCGACATGGTAGCCGGATCCCGGTTTTAGGTGGCGCCCGTTCGCCGACGTGCGGCTCGAGTCACCTCACCCTGAGGACGACGCGAGTCTGCGCTTCGACATCGATCGGCGCCCACTCCCCGGGGCGGAGACGTATCCCTCGGTGCGCGCGCTGCGCCGACCCTCGTATCGCCTCACGCAGGGGTGAGTCCCTCATGCGCGCTCGGTGCCCGCGTCAGTCCAGACGCTCCGAGAGCTCGGCAGTGATCCCCCCGACCTGAGTGCGCGCCTCGGCCAGACGCGCGACGTCCTCCGTGAGGGACGTCAACATCGGCGTGGTGGCCCCGTGCCTGCGGGCGAGCTGCAGATTCGCGCGCAGGTTCAGAGAGGCCCCCGACAGCCCGCCGCGCAGAGCCTCTGTCGCGACGGCGAGATCCACCGCCAGGTACGGGTTGCCGTCGTCCGAGAGCGTGCGCGCTTCCGGGAGCAGGGCGAGGCCGAGGCGCCCGAGCCGCGCGACCGACTGCGCCGCGTCGACGGCCGCTGCACGGACGCGCTCCTCCCGCGCCCCGTCGTCCGCCGACAGAGCGAGCGCGGCGCCGAGATCCGCCGACACCGGTCCGTCCGCTTCGACCGCCCGCAGGATCTCGGCCCGAAGGCGCACGAGGCGGTCGGCGCTCTCGACGGCGGCGGGCTCATCAGGGGTGTATGCGGCCACCATGGACATCAGGGCGGCGCTCAGGCCGAGCATCACTCCCGACGCCGCTCCTCCGCCCGGCGATCCGGTGGGCTGGCTCAGGGCATCGAGCCAGCCATCCATCGGCCGTGATGTCGGGACGTCTGCGGAATCCGTCATGCGGGTCAGACTATCGGCGCGCAGGGTGCGCCTCGTCCTCTCTCTACGATGGAGCCGTGCACCTCGTCGACACCCTGACCCTCGTCGGTGAGGTGCTGTCCTGGATCGGCCTCGGCGTCGGAATCCCGTTCCTCATCGTGGCCCTGCTGATCCGGCTCGTCGAGGGGCAGTGGATCCCCGTCGAGATCGCCGTGATCGATCGGGACGGTCGGCTCACCGCCCGCTGGTTCGCGGGCGGCGACTTCCACGAGAGACCGCTGCGCCGCGGCGAGCCCACGGCCACCACCGATGGATGGCTCGACGGGTTCCACAGCTCGAACGACCCGGCTCGCATCCGGATCGGTGAGCCGCCTCATCTGCGCCGGGTCCTGCGGACTGTCGGGGTCGTCTTCGCCGCGGTCGGTGCCGTCGGCCTGATCGTGTCGTTCCTCCCGCTCGTCCTCTGACTCGGCCCGCGGTGCGTCACGCCCTCGACGGGCGCTCCGGGAGACCTCGACCGAACGAGTCCAGCGCCGCGCGGTACGCGGCAGCATCGCTCCGCACCTCGTCGGTGACCAGGAGGGCGTGCGGTCCGATCTGCCGGACGTACGTCCCCCGGCAGGGCAGCGTCACCACCCTTCCGAGGCCGCGCCGCCAGGCATCGGCCAGGGTGGCGACGTCACGGCGTTCCGGGCTGTCCGCGAGCGTCGTGAGGTGCGTCGCGAGATGTGCCTCGGAACCGCGCCGCTCCCACGCGCGGTACGCCGCATCGTCGGACACCTCCACCCCGAACGCGTCCCGCGCTGTGGGCCCGACGAGCCGAGTGAGCACCGCCTCCCGCTCATCAGGACTCAGCGTCGTGGCGACGGCGCGGTCGAGCAGTGCCGGGTCCGGGTCGGTCGCGGCGTGCGCGACCGCGTCGCCCCAGATGCGGGGCCAGACCTCCGTCCAGCGCGCCCGGGTCTCCTCGTCCACGGGCCGCGCGGCCGCCGCCGGTCGATCGACCAGCGGCGGCGGGAGCGCGTCATCGGTGGGATCCAGCCCGTGCGCCTCGCGGATCCAGAGGAGCTCCAGCAGCGTGTGCGGACGGTCCTCGACGGTGATGGTCATGTCGTGCGGCCACGGGTTCCCGGGCATCGGTCGCGTCGAACGCATGCTCAGGCAATCGCGTCGTCGTCCCGCGGGCGCGGCACCGTCGCGCCGTGCGCGGGGATGAGCCCGAAGTCCGTCAGCAGCTCTCCCATCTGCGTGTTGTCGAGCTTGTCGAGGAGGCGACCCTGGAGGAAGTTCGGGCCGGGGATGTGGACGGTCTCGCCGTCGCGCAGCCGCGCGGTGGCCTTGAGGAGGTAGCGGATGTCGTAGGTCGAGTTGAAGACCTCCGGCACGCCGCGTTCCACGTCGAGCAACTGATACGTGGCCTCCATCGCAGTGCGCACGGAGTACTCGGTGGTGAAGATCGTGTCGCGCGTCGTCTCGGCGAACTGTCCGAGGAAGGCGAAGTTGACGCTTCCCTCCGGGACCACCTGCGGACGGTCGCCGGCCCGGCGCGGCATGAAGAAGGAGGTCACGTACGGCATCATCACCGGGACCGTCTTGGCCGCCGACGCGGCGAGCTCGGCGATGTCCTCCACCGGGACACCGAGGTGGTAGAGCCACTCCTGCGCGATCTCCTCGCCCGTGCACTCCTGCATCGGCTTCTTGACGTAGTCGCCGGGCGTCTCGACGAAGAGTCCGTACACCCAGACCACGATCTCGTTCGGCTTCTGCGCCTTGAAGTGCGGCTGCCGGTTCACCGTCCAGCTCATCAGCCAGGCCGAGTCCTTGGCGGTGACGATCCCGCCGGTGACGACCTTGCCGCTGAAGGGGTCGCGCTTGCAGATCTTCTCGATGTACTTCGGGATGCGCTCGTCGACGGTGGTGACGGTGGCGGACTCCCATTTCGTCTTGTCGATGTCGCTGCAGAACACCTCCGGTCGCCCGAACGCGGGCGACTTCGCGGCGATCCGCTTCCAGAGGTCCCAGGCCGGGGCCGGGCCGGTCTTCAGCTCCGGAGCGGTGTGCTGGTCGCCGTTGCCGGAGTTCTCCGTCAGCGACCCGATCGTCGCCAGACACAGGTCGTCCGGTCCGAGGTCGACGCCGCCGGGCTCGCCGTCGGCGATCCAGTCGATGCGCGTCGCCTGGATGCGACCGTCCTCGATGTCGAACTGGATGTCGGTCACGGTGTGATGGAACCGGAACTGCACGCCGTGGTCGTCGAGGAACTTCCGCATCGGCAGCACGAGCGACTCGTACTGGTTGTACTTCGTGAACTTCAACGCGGAGAGGTCGGGCAGCCCGCCGATGTGGTGCATGAAGCGGTGCAGATACAGCTTCATCTCCAGCGCCGAGTGCCACTCCTCGAACGCGAACATGGTCCGCCAGTACAGCCAGAAGTTGCTGCCGAGGAAGTCGTCGCCGAACACCTCGTCGATCCGCTTGCCCTCCATCTCCTCGCGGGTGGCGAGGATGACGGCGACGATCTCCTTCTGCGCCTTCTCCGAGAGGGTGAAGAGCTTGTCCGTATGCGCGTCCTGCCCCTGCTTCTCGGTCACCCGGCACAGGGAGACGTTGGGGTCGTCCTTGTTGAGCCAGTAGAACTCGTCGAGCACGCTGGCACCCTCGATCTCCAACGACGGGATGGAGCGGAACATGTCCCACAGGCACTCCATGTGGTCTTCCAGCTCCCGGCCGCCGCGGATGACGAACCCCTTCTCGGGGTACTTGATCCCGTCCAGCGCGCCGCCGGGCAGCCCCAGCTCCTCGAGGATCGTGATCCGCTCCCCCGCCACCTGCCCGTCGCGGATCATGAAGATCGCGGCCGCCATCGCGGCGAGACCTCCCCCGACCAGCCAGACCGTCTTGTCGTCGGCCCCCTCCGGCTTCCGGGGTCGTGCGAATGCTTCGTAGTTCCCATTGCTGCGGTACATCTGTCCCACCCTCCGATTGGTTCGACACCGATGCGCACAGTCCAGCCGAAACCGATGCGGAAAGGAAGGGCTTCCTCCGCCGATCGGCCGGGGCTCGCCCTCGCCGAGTCGCGTAATCGCTAGGATCGCGGGGTGACTCAGATCCCGCCGTTGCCCCGTCGCCGCGCCTTCGGATGCGGAGTCGCCTCCGCCGCTGTGGCGGTCGTCGGGATCCTGCCGACCGCGATCGTCTTCGTCCTGGCGGGGACGGCGGACCCGAACTACGGATGGCTGGTGTTCCTCACGCTGCCGCTCGCGGTCCTCTTCGGCGGCATCGCCCTCCTCCTCGGCGTGATCGGGCTCGTCTTCGCCCGCGCCGACGGCGGAGGGCATGCGTGGCCCGTCGTCGGAGCCGTGCTCGGCGTCCTGGCGCTCCTTCCCGCCGCCGCGTTCCTGTGGGGCGGCTGATCTCGTGCGCCGGAACCCGCCCGCCAACAGGCTGATGCTCGCGATAGCTGCCGCAGTGGCGGCGTTCTTCGTCTGGGGAGCGCTCGTGCGCCCCCTGTTGGACGGCGAGCCGCCCGTCGCGACCTCGCTCGTGTTCGGCGCTGGCGTGGCACTCGCCGGCCTGATCATCTGGATCGTGCTCGGACGCATCCGACGACTGCAGCGCGCCCAGCGGCGAGCGCTGCGGGAGCGTGAGCCGCAGGCACGGATCTTCGGCTCCTACGCCCTCAACGGCGTGGCCGCGTACCTCTCGCGCACGATCCCCCTTCTCGGACTCGGCGCCGCACCGCGGGGCCTGCTCACGGCGAGCCCCACCGGGGTCATCGACCCCTCGGGCTTTCGGCTGATCCGCGGCGGAGCGCGTCTCCTCACGGCCTACAGCGTTCCTCGGGACCGGATCCAGGGCGTGACGAGGGGCGGCATCCAGGAGGGCGCCTTCCTCTATCCGACCCTGGTGATCGTGGTCTCGCAGGAAGCGGGACAGGTCGCGATCCCGGTGCCGGTGACCAGGGACGACGCGCCGCTTCGCCGAGAGTCACCGGACGGCATGGATCGCCTCATCTCCGATGCGGCACGGATCTGGGGCGTCCCGGTACTCGGGGACGGCGGCTGATGCGAGCGACGCCGCGACCGGAATCGACGCGCGGGCGCGGGTGACTGATGCGTACATCGACAGCGTGGTGGTTGATCGCAGCGATGACCGCCGTCTCGCTCATCGCCCTCGGCCTCGTCATGACCTACCGTTTCGCGACACCGCTCGTCGATCCTGCCCCGCCGACACCGGACTACGGGGTCCAGGCGCTCGTCGCCGGCGTGACGATGGCGGCAGCGGCGGCGAGTGGCCTCGGCGCGGGCGTGTACGCGACGAAACGCGAGGTCGCCCGAGGTCGAATCGTCGGCTGGACCGCCGCCGCGATGCTCGCGGGCACCGTTCTGGGAGCGGTTCTGGCCTTCGTGCTGAGCGCACGCTGAGGTCTACCCGATAGCCGCCGGAGGGAAGAGGCCCGCGACCCGTGTCATTGCGATGATCTTCGACCTTCCATGAAGGAGGGGAAGTCGGAAGCACCGAGGCCGTCCGGCGCAAAAAACGACTGAACAAAACTCCGGGCCGCTCGTTCCAGCTGCTCGGCTGTGAGGTTGCTACCCCCGAGCGAGAAACCGTACGTACCGTCTTCGGGCCCGTTGGTCCACGTGAAATGGTAGGCGTGCACCCCATCTGAAGGTCCTGATTCGCGTACGTCGAACATCTCCCCGCTGACATCCAGAACCGTGTTCACATCCGCCACGCTACTGCGCAGCACAGCGCCACAGAATAGTCTTGCGAATCGCGGCGAGCGCGACCGCGATGACGGTCGTCATCTCTCTCCTGCGAAGGAGGCCGGCCTATGTCTTGCTCGGTCTGCGGCGGATGGATCTTCCGGGGGCGATGGGTATGCTCACGCCATGGAACCCGCTCCGATAGCCGACCACAGCCCCCAGGAGAAGGGTGCGACCCGGCGCCGCAGGATCCGGGTCGGCCTGATCGTCGCCGCAGCTCTCCTCATCGTGTTCTACCTCGCACGGCTGGGCTGGCTGTTCATGATGGCCGACGAGGGCGACACTCCTCCCCTGTCAGCCGTGCCCCTCCCTCCCGGCGCTCAGGTGGTCGGCCAGAGCGAAGGCTGCGGAAGCGGTGGCTGCGCGGTGACGTTCACGGTTCGCCCGCCCGACGGTATGACCCCGGAACAGCTCGCCGCGGAGATAGGGGCGACGCCGCAACTGTCGGTGCCTGGGAACCTGTGGGATCCACGCACCGTGTGGGTCTCGGCGCGGCCGTCAGCGGGCACCTTGAAGCTCGTCGCCGACTACACATCGGGCGAGTACGTGCCGTAGGCCGACCGTTCAGCCTGAGCGCTGACAGCGGACGACCGGACCGCGATCGTCAGACTCACGATGGGCCACCCGACGGCGACTCCGGCCAGCCCGAGGAGCGGGTCGGCCGGAGTCGGACGCATTGCTCTGCTTGCGTCCCCCCGCACAGGACTCAGAAGTCCCAGTCGTCGTCTTCCGTGGCCTCGGCCTTGCCGATGACGTAGGACGAGCCCGACCCACTGAAGAAGTCGTGGTTCTCGTCCGCGTTCGGGGAGAGCGCCGACAGGATCGCCGGGTTCACGTTCGTGACGCTGGAGGGGAACATCGCCTCGTAGCCCAGGTTCATCAGGGCCTTGTTGGCGTTGTAGTGCAGGAACTTCTTGACGTCCTCGGTCAGCCCGACGCCGTCGTAGAGGTCCTGCGTGTACTGCACCTCGTTGTCGTAGAGCTCGTAGAGCAGCGAGAACGTGTAGTCCTTGAGCTCGTCCTTGCGCGCCTGGTCGGCCGTCTCGAGTCCGCGCTGGAACTTGTAGCCGATGTAGTACCCGTGCACGGCCTCGTCGCGGATGATGAGGCGGATGAGGTCGGCCGTGTTCGTCAGCTTCGCCTTCGACGACCAGTAGATCGGCAGGTAGAAGCCCGAGTAGAACAGGAACGACTCCAGCAGCGTCGAGGCGACCTTGCGCTTGAGCGGGTCGTCTCCCTGGTAGTAGTCCATGATGATCTGCGCCTTCTTCTGAAGGTTCGCATTCTCCGTGGACCAGCGGAACGCCTCGTCGATCTCCTTCGTCGACGCGAGCGTCGAGAAGATCGAGGAGTAGCTCTTCGCGTGCACCGACTCCATGAACGCGATGTTCGTGTAGACGGCCTCCTCGTGAGGCGTGATCGCGTCGGGGATCAGCGACACCGCGCCGACGGTGCCCTGGATCGTGTCCAGGAGCGTGAGCCCGGTGAACACCCGCATGGTGAGCAGCTGCTCGTCGGGGGTGAGCGTGTTCCACGACTGCACGTCGTTCGACAGCGGCACCTTCTCCGGCAGCCAGAAGTTGTTCACCAGACGGTTCCAGACCTCGAGGTCCTTGTCGTCCTGGATGCGGTTCCAGTTGATCGCCTGCACGCTGGAGACCAGCTTGAGCGGGGAGTGAGGAGTCATTCTTG includes:
- a CDS encoding oleate hydratase; its protein translation is MYRSNGNYEAFARPRKPEGADDKTVWLVGGGLAAMAAAIFMIRDGQVAGERITILEELGLPGGALDGIKYPEKGFVIRGGRELEDHMECLWDMFRSIPSLEIEGASVLDEFYWLNKDDPNVSLCRVTEKQGQDAHTDKLFTLSEKAQKEIVAVILATREEMEGKRIDEVFGDDFLGSNFWLYWRTMFAFEEWHSALEMKLYLHRFMHHIGGLPDLSALKFTKYNQYESLVLPMRKFLDDHGVQFRFHHTVTDIQFDIEDGRIQATRIDWIADGEPGGVDLGPDDLCLATIGSLTENSGNGDQHTAPELKTGPAPAWDLWKRIAAKSPAFGRPEVFCSDIDKTKWESATVTTVDERIPKYIEKICKRDPFSGKVVTGGIVTAKDSAWLMSWTVNRQPHFKAQKPNEIVVWVYGLFVETPGDYVKKPMQECTGEEIAQEWLYHLGVPVEDIAELAASAAKTVPVMMPYVTSFFMPRRAGDRPQVVPEGSVNFAFLGQFAETTRDTIFTTEYSVRTAMEATYQLLDVERGVPEVFNSTYDIRYLLKATARLRDGETVHIPGPNFLQGRLLDKLDNTQMGELLTDFGLIPAHGATVPRPRDDDAIA
- the nrdF gene encoding class 1b ribonucleoside-diphosphate reductase subunit beta encodes the protein MTPHSPLKLVSSVQAINWNRIQDDKDLEVWNRLVNNFWLPEKVPLSNDVQSWNTLTPDEQLLTMRVFTGLTLLDTIQGTVGAVSLIPDAITPHEEAVYTNIAFMESVHAKSYSSIFSTLASTKEIDEAFRWSTENANLQKKAQIIMDYYQGDDPLKRKVASTLLESFLFYSGFYLPIYWSSKAKLTNTADLIRLIIRDEAVHGYYIGYKFQRGLETADQARKDELKDYTFSLLYELYDNEVQYTQDLYDGVGLTEDVKKFLHYNANKALMNLGYEAMFPSSVTNVNPAILSALSPNADENHDFFSGSGSSYVIGKAEATEDDDWDF
- a CDS encoding cyclodeaminase/cyclohydrolase family protein, producing the protein MTDSADVPTSRPMDGWLDALSQPTGSPGGGAASGVMLGLSAALMSMVAAYTPDEPAAVESADRLVRLRAEILRAVEADGPVSADLGAALALSADDGAREERVRAAAVDAAQSVARLGRLGLALLPEARTLSDDGNPYLAVDLAVATEALRGGLSGASLNLRANLQLARRHGATTPMLTSLTEDVARLAEARTQVGGITAELSERLD